GGCGTGACCTGCTTGGCATCGGCCAGCTTGGCCAGCTCTTCGCGGAAGCGGTCGCCGCCGCCCACGCCGAACACCGGCTCGCTGCGGATCATGTGACCGGCCGCGCTCCACAACTGCAGGCGGATGCACACCGAGGTGTCGGACAGGTGCGCCACCTGGCACTGATCGAATTCGCTCACGCCGAGGTGGATGCGCTGGCGCATCGAGGCATCGCTGGCCACGATGAGGCCCGCCATGCCCAGCAGCAGCGCCGCTGCCAGCAGCTTCAGGCGGTTCATGCGCCGGCCCTGCACCAGCATGGCGATGAACAGGAAAAAGGGAATCGCCAACAGCCCCCCCCGGGTCTGCGTGGCAAGGAACGCAGCGACACCGGCGATGCCGCTGACCAGCTTGAGCGCGAACTCGATCCGGCGGAAACGGGTGACGCGCAGGCCGAGCAGCAGGAACGCGATCATCGAAAACAGCAGGGTCAGGTCGCCGTAGGTCACCGCATTGAACTGCTGGGTGGCCGGCCGTTCACCGGTGCTCAGCACCAGCCAGGCCACGTTGATGACCGCATACCAGATCCCACCGAGCAGACCGAGCGTGGCGTGGGCAAGGATGTGGCGCGGCACCCGCAGCGCGGCGGCAAGGATCAGCCCGACCGTAAGAAAGCGCACGGCCTTCTCGACTTCCGAGCCCTTCCAGATCCCATGCACCACCAGGCTGGTGAGCACCCCCACCAGCAGCACCGCCATGCCCGCCACCATCCACAGGTATTCGCGGCGGTTGTCGCACCAGTTCGTGCCCAGGGCCGGACGGCGCACCCACGCCAGCACGATGAAGCTGAGCAGTACCAGCCCGTAGTACCCCGCGCTGCCGCCGTCCATGGTCGACATCAGCAGCACCGGCGAAAGGCCGAGTGCCACGGTGAACACCCAGGCCAATGCGGGGTGGATGCCGGCGGGACGGGAAAGCGCGTGGTTCACGTTCAGGGCTACTCGGGCGGAGCGGTCGGCATTGTGGCCGATAGGTCGGGAATGATCCATGAGCGGGCGGCTAGTCCTCGCCGTCTTCCTTGCCCTGCTCGCGCCGGATCCGGGCCAGGTCCACGGCGCTGGGCTGGCAGGGCCCGACGAAGGCCCGGGCCGGCACCAGCCACCAGCCGCGCCGGTTGGCCACGCCCACCCGCTCGGCCTGGTCGCGGTCCACGCAGTCCAGCAGTGCCGCCTGCTGCACCAGCAGCCAGCGCCGCTCGGGCGCCTCGGCCTGCCAGGCGAGGCCATCCTGCAGCTGCAGGTACCAGCGTCGCTTGAAGCCGAAGGTGCGCACCGGGCGGTCGGACATCAGCAGGTTCTGCTCCTTCCAGCCGACCAGCGCCAGTTCGGCGTCCGGCCCGATCCGCTCGCCTGCGTCGCGCATCAGCCCGCGTGCGGAACTGGAATCATTGAACAACGGATAGCCCACCAGGCCGTAAGTGACCCAGGCCATGGCCAGGATCGACATCACTGCGATGTGGAAGCGGCGCGGCCCGGTGAACACCAGGCTGACCACGCCCCAGCTGCCCAGCGCGATGCCGACCCAGCCAAGCGCGGCAGTCACCGCACTGTCGATCCCGCGCTCCAGGATCAGCCTGCGCTCGAAACCGGGCTCGCCGCCCAGCATCGCCACGCCCACGCCGAGCAGTGCCACGGTCAGCAGTGCGGCGAAGCCGCCCAGCACCCACTGCACGTCGCGCCGGCGCAGCAGGCCCGGCAGCAGCGGCGCCAGCGCCAGGCAGAAGATCGGCAGCGCCGGCAGGATGTAGACGTCGCGCTTGCCGTGCGGAATCGAGAAGAACAGCACGATGAGCAACCACCAGCCCAGCAGCAGCAGGTAGCGCGGGTCGCGCCGGCGCAGTCGCCGCCACCAGGCCGGAATGGCCCAGGGCACCAGCAGGAACGCCGGGATCCACATCGACGGCATGGTGGCCAGGAAGTACCACCACGGCTGGTGGTGGTCCCAGGACTGGGCGTAGCGCTTGGCCGTCTGCCGGAACAGGATGTCGTTCATGTACGCGCGGTACTCGGCCGAACCACTGCCGGTGGCGGCCAGCACCATCGGCACCAGCCACAGCGCCACGGCCGCAGCGAACGCCACCGGCCCCAGCCAGAACCGCCAGTTGCGCAGATCCAGCCGTACCCGCGGCCAGCCCAGCGCCACCGCGACCAGCGCCGGCACGAGCATGAACAGGGCCAGCACCCCAACGCCCTTGGTGATCACCCCCAGCCCGGCCGCGAACCAGCCCAGCCACCACCAGCGCCAGGCCGGGCCGCACAGCAGGTGCCGCAGCAGCCCGTAATTGGCCAGGGTGATGAAGAACACCACCAGCGGGTCGATCTGGGCCTTCTTGGCCTGGAAGGTGAAGTGGACCGCGAACAGCAGCGCCCAGGCGGCGTACAGGCCGACCTTGCGGGTCCACAGGCGGCGACCGAGGTCGTACACGCAGGCCAGCGTTCCCAGCGACGCAAGCAGGGTCGGCAGCAGGAACGCCACCCGCCAGTCGCGCAGCAGCGTGTACAGGGTGGCCTGCAGCCACATCAGCATCGGTGGCTTGTCGGAGTACAGCTCGGTACCGCGGTGCGGGAACAGCCAGTCCCCGCTCAGCACCATCTGCTTGGCGACCAATGCGAAGCGCGGCTCGTCCGACGGCCACGGATCACGCATGCCCAGCCCGGCCCCCAGCACCAACAGCGCGGTGATGGCGAGCAACCAGAAGTCCCTTGATTGGCGTGTCGTCAGCATGGTGCCGATTCTACCGGTGCCGCGTTACCCCTTCTTCAGCAGGCGCGCATAGAAGAAGCCATCAGCGCCGTGTTCGCCCGGCAGACGCTGGCGCCCCGCCCACGAATCATGGCCGTAAGCGTCACCCAGTGGCAGGAACCCCGCACGCGGGGTGCGTTGCAGGAACGCCTCGACCTGGAACTGGTTTTCTTCGCGCAGGATCGAGCATGTCGCGTACAACAGGGTGCCGCCGGGGGCGAGCATCCCGAAGCAGGCGTCGAGCAGGCGTGCCTGCAGCGCCACCAGGGTCGGAATGTCGGTGGCGCGGCGGTGCAGCAGCACGTCTGGCTGGCGGCGGATGATGCCGGTGGCCGAGCACGGCGCATCGAGCAGGATCACATCGAACGGCTCGCCGTCCCACCAGCTGGCCGGGTCGGTGGCATCGGCCGCCCGGACCTGGGCGTGTTCGCCCACGCCGGTGCGGGCGAAGGTCTCGCTGATGCGCTTGAGCCGGCGCGGGTCGATGTCCAGCGCCAGCAGGCGCAGGCTGGGATCGCGCTCGAGCAGGTGTGCGGACTTGCCACCCGGTGCGGCGCAGGCATCCAGCACGCGCGCGCCGGGGCGCGGCGCCAGGGCGTCGGCCACCTGCTGCGCGGAGAGGTCCTGCACCGACAGCGCGCCGTCGCTGAAGCCCGGCAGCGCGGTCACCGCCACCGGCACCGGCAGGCGGATCGCGTCGGCGGCCAGGTCGGTGGTTTCGGCCGCGATGCCAGCCGCCTCCAGGCGCTGCAGCATCGCCGCGCGGTCGCCCTGCTGGTGGTTTACCCGCAACCACAGCGGCGCCGGGGTGAGGCTTTCGCTGAAGATCGCCTCGGCCTGGTCGGGCCAGTCCTGTTCGATCTGCTCGGCCAGCCACTTGGGGAAGGCGTCGCGTGCCGGCACGGGCGGTATGCCATCGCGCTGGGCCCGGCGCAGCAGGGCGTTGACCATGCCGGCCTGGCGCTCGCGGCCCAGCGCGCGCGCGGCCTCGACCGTGGCCGAGAGCGCGGCGTGCGCCGGAAGGTCCAGCGCATCCAGCTGCGCGAAGCCCACGAGCAGCAGCGCGCGCAGTTCTTCGTCGCGCGCCCCCAGCGGACGCTGCATCCACTTCGCCAGTGCGGCGTCGTACGCGGTACGCCGGCGCAGCACGGCAAAGCACAGCGCTTCAAGCAGGGCGCGGTCGCGGCTGTCGTCCAGGCCAGGCAATGCGGTGGTGAGTTCGGCCTTGAGCGACCGGCCACGGCCGATCACCTGGGCCAGCACGCGCGCGGCCAGCACCCGGGTCGGAACGCCCGGGGCCATCGAGGACAGCTGCGGGGACGGTTTGCCCTGGCGGTGATGTGCCATTTCAGCCCCCTGCGACCAGGTCGCGGCGCGCGTTGAGGTAATCGGCGGCGGTGATCGCCTTGCCGCCCTCGCGCTGCAGCACGCGCAGGCGCAGCGCGCCTTGGCCGCAGGCGATGTCGATGCCCTCGCGCCCGACCGCCAGCAGGGTGCCCGGCGCCTTGCCCTGGTTGTCGGCCAGCGCCAGCGCGCCATGGATGCGCACGCGCTCGCCGGCCAGCTGCGCCTCGGCGATCGGCCACGGGTTGAACGCGCGCACGGTCCGCTCCAGCACCTGCGCATCGTCCGACCAGTCCAGCCGCGCCTCGGCCTTGTCCAGCTTGTGCGCGTAGGTCACGCCCTGCGCCGGCTGCGGCTGCGCGATCGGCTTGAGGCCGGCACGCAGCAGGCCCAGGCCGTCGGACAGCACCTGCGCGCCGAGCTCGGCGAGGCGGTCGTGCAACGACCCGCCAAGCTCGCCGGCCTGGATCGGGGTGTGCTGGCGCAGCAGCACCGGACCGGTGTCCAGCCCGGCCTCCATCTGCATCAGGCACACGCCGGTTTCGGCGTCGCCGGCCTGGATCGCACGCTGGATCGGCGCGGCGCCGCGCCAGCGCGGCAGCAGCGAGGCATGCACGTTCCAGCAGCCATGGGTGGGGATGGCCAGCACGGCCTTGGGCAGGATCAGCCCATAGGCCACCACCACCATCAGGTCCGGCTGCAGGTCGCGCAGCTGCTGCTGGGCCTCCGGCGTCTTCAGCGATTCGGGCTGGAACACCGGAATGCCCCGGGCGATCGCCTCCAGCTTCACCGGCGAGGGCATCAGCCCACGACCGCGGCCGGCCGGGCGGTCGGGCTGGGTGTACACGCCCACCACCTCATGGTGGCGCGCGGCAGCACGCAGCGACGACACGGCGAACTCAGGCGTACCGGCAAAGACAAT
This portion of the Stenotrophomonas aracearum genome encodes:
- a CDS encoding O-antigen ligase family protein, whose amino-acid sequence is MNHALSRPAGIHPALAWVFTVALGLSPVLLMSTMDGGSAGYYGLVLLSFIVLAWVRRPALGTNWCDNRREYLWMVAGMAVLLVGVLTSLVVHGIWKGSEVEKAVRFLTVGLILAAALRVPRHILAHATLGLLGGIWYAVINVAWLVLSTGERPATQQFNAVTYGDLTLLFSMIAFLLLGLRVTRFRRIEFALKLVSGIAGVAAFLATQTRGGLLAIPFFLFIAMLVQGRRMNRLKLLAAALLLGMAGLIVASDASMRQRIHLGVSEFDQCQVAHLSDTSVCIRLQLWSAAGHMIRSEPVFGVGGGDRFREELAKLADAKQVTPTVARDFGETHNDLLYFLATYGVLGGLGLVLLYIAPGWLFARRLRLDVTDRPTRLFAGAGLMICVGFAVFGITEMMFRDMRTASFYATWMACFLALSDPLRLRSGNG
- a CDS encoding ArnT family glycosyltransferase, whose translation is MLTTRQSRDFWLLAITALLVLGAGLGMRDPWPSDEPRFALVAKQMVLSGDWLFPHRGTELYSDKPPMLMWLQATLYTLLRDWRVAFLLPTLLASLGTLACVYDLGRRLWTRKVGLYAAWALLFAVHFTFQAKKAQIDPLVVFFITLANYGLLRHLLCGPAWRWWWLGWFAAGLGVITKGVGVLALFMLVPALVAVALGWPRVRLDLRNWRFWLGPVAFAAAVALWLVPMVLAATGSGSAEYRAYMNDILFRQTAKRYAQSWDHHQPWWYFLATMPSMWIPAFLLVPWAIPAWWRRLRRRDPRYLLLLGWWLLIVLFFSIPHGKRDVYILPALPIFCLALAPLLPGLLRRRDVQWVLGGFAALLTVALLGVGVAMLGGEPGFERRLILERGIDSAVTAALGWVGIALGSWGVVSLVFTGPRRFHIAVMSILAMAWVTYGLVGYPLFNDSSSARGLMRDAGERIGPDAELALVGWKEQNLLMSDRPVRTFGFKRRWYLQLQDGLAWQAEAPERRWLLVQQAALLDCVDRDQAERVGVANRRGWWLVPARAFVGPCQPSAVDLARIRREQGKEDGED
- the rsmB gene encoding 16S rRNA (cytosine(967)-C(5))-methyltransferase RsmB — protein: MAHHRQGKPSPQLSSMAPGVPTRVLAARVLAQVIGRGRSLKAELTTALPGLDDSRDRALLEALCFAVLRRRTAYDAALAKWMQRPLGARDEELRALLLVGFAQLDALDLPAHAALSATVEAARALGRERQAGMVNALLRRAQRDGIPPVPARDAFPKWLAEQIEQDWPDQAEAIFSESLTPAPLWLRVNHQQGDRAAMLQRLEAAGIAAETTDLAADAIRLPVPVAVTALPGFSDGALSVQDLSAQQVADALAPRPGARVLDACAAPGGKSAHLLERDPSLRLLALDIDPRRLKRISETFARTGVGEHAQVRAADATDPASWWDGEPFDVILLDAPCSATGIIRRQPDVLLHRRATDIPTLVALQARLLDACFGMLAPGGTLLYATCSILREENQFQVEAFLQRTPRAGFLPLGDAYGHDSWAGRQRLPGEHGADGFFYARLLKKG
- the fmt gene encoding methionyl-tRNA formyltransferase, whose translation is MKIVFAGTPEFAVSSLRAAARHHEVVGVYTQPDRPAGRGRGLMPSPVKLEAIARGIPVFQPESLKTPEAQQQLRDLQPDLMVVVAYGLILPKAVLAIPTHGCWNVHASLLPRWRGAAPIQRAIQAGDAETGVCLMQMEAGLDTGPVLLRQHTPIQAGELGGSLHDRLAELGAQVLSDGLGLLRAGLKPIAQPQPAQGVTYAHKLDKAEARLDWSDDAQVLERTVRAFNPWPIAEAQLAGERVRIHGALALADNQGKAPGTLLAVGREGIDIACGQGALRLRVLQREGGKAITAADYLNARRDLVAGG